One Brassica oleracea var. oleracea cultivar TO1000 chromosome C7, BOL, whole genome shotgun sequence genomic window carries:
- the LOC106302497 gene encoding uncharacterized protein LOC106302497 → MSRDIGELSESDEGEPDLSREEPDLRREEPDLRREEPNELASLWSRPVTRSRLRAQEERLQEIAKIVGLGSRQGDQDKPASTDNLGNLKLRIPPFHGKNDPDAYLEWEKKIELVFNCQQLTEERKVRLAATEFCGYAISWWDQIATTRRRNGEPQVASWFEMKTVMKKRFVPNHYWRDLHQKLRRLSQGSKSVEDYHQEMETLMLKADLEEGVEAIMAKFQGGLNRDIQDRLELQEYEDMDELLHKAILIEQQNKRKSSIRSSYTPTSKPAYSKEDKPGDKSKDGSSSVETKRDDKGKGVATSTKTRNIKCFKCHGFGHYANECTNKKEDAGQESDEEGVEYPVRGELLVTRRLLNAQPKAKEDEQRENLFHTRCLVQEKVCSLIIDGGSCTNVESAELVAELVEKLGLQITKKVKVLLSVGKYQDEITCDVAPLEASHILLGRPWQYDKRSVHDGFTNRYTFIHKEKQVTLAPMTPQEIHQDQIHLKLKRGESKAASKSLLLEETKQVSKLNLFVTAKDIKTAVIEQSNLILVVYKELLSSTTNPAPEIPEEIECLLQEYRDVFPEDNPIGLPPIRGIEHQIDFVPGATLPNRPAYRTNPVETKELQKQVNELMEKGHIRESMSPCAVPVLLVRKNIEERTKMYERQKNKGRKELVLEPGDLVWIHMRKERFPIERKSKLLPRKDGPFRVLKRITNNAYQIDLEGKYTIGSTFNVSDLDPFIADDLDLRS, encoded by the exons ATGAGTAGAGACATTGGAGAGCTGAGTGAGTCTGACGAGGGAGAGCCAGACTTGAGCAGAGAAGAGCCAGACCTGAGAAGAGAAGAGCCAGACTTGAGAAGAGAAGAACCAAATGAGCTAGCCAGCTTGTGGAGTAGACCAGTAACTAGATCAAGGCTGAGAGCACAAGAGGAGAGGCTCCAGGAGATAGCCAAAATCGTGGGTCTTGGATCAAGACAAGGAGATCAAGATAAACCAGCCT CTACTGATAACCTAGGCAATCTCAAGCTTAGAATCCCTCCATTCCATGGGAAGAATGATCCTGATGCTTACTTAGAGTGGGAGAAGAAGATTGAACTGGTTTTCAATTGCCAGCAGCTCACTGAGGAGAGAAAAGTGAGACTAGCAGCTACTGAATTCTGTGGATATGCTATTAGCTGGTGGGATCAGATTGCTACTACCAGGAGACGCAATGGAGAGCCTCAAGTAGCTTCCTGGTTTGAGATGAAAACTGTGATGAAGAAGAGATTTGTGCCTAATCACTATTGGAGAGATCTACACCAGAAGTTGAGAAGGCTTTCTCAAGGGTCTAAGAGTGTAGAGGACTATCACCAGGAGATGGAAACACTCATGTTAAAAGCTGACTTAGAAGAAGGTGTAGAAGCTATTATGGCTAAATTCCAAGGAGGTCTTAACAGAGATATACAAGATAGGTTGGAGCTACAAGAATATGAGGACATGGATGAACTGCTACATAAAGCTATCTTGATTGAGCAGCAGAACAAGAGGAAGAGCTCTATCCGGTCTTCATACACTCCTACTTCAAAACCAGCCTACTCCAAGGAAGATAAGCCAGGGGATAAGTCCAAAGATGGTTCTTCTTCAGTAGAGACCAAGAGAGATGACAAGGGTAAAGGAGTAGCCACATCTACTAAGACCAGGAACATTAAGTGTTTCAAGTGTCATGGCTTTGGTCACTATGCTAATGAGTGCACCAACAAGAAG GAGGACGCAGGCCAAGAGTCAGATGAGGAAGGCGTGGAGTACCCTGTCCGTGGAGAGCTACTAGTCACCAGGAGACTTCTCAATGCTCAACCTAAAGCCAAAGAAGATGAGCAAAGGGAAAACTTGTTCCACACCAGATGCTTGGTTCAAGAAAAGGTTTGCAGCTTGATCATTGATGGAGGAAGCTGTACTAATGTAGAAAGTGCTGAGTTGGTTGCTGAGTTGGTGGAGAAGTTGGGTCTTCAA ATCACCAAGAAAGTGAAGGTCTTGCTATCAGTGGGAAAGTACCAGGATGAGATCACTTGTGATGTAGCACCCCTTGAAGCTAGCCACATCCTTCTGGGACGTCCATGGCAGTATGATAAGAGATCAGTACATGATGGCTTTACCAACAGATACACTTTTATCCATAAGGAGAAACAAGTTACCCTGGCGCCAATGACCCCTCAGGAGATACACCAGGATCAGATACATCTCAAACTGAAGAGAGGAGAGTCCAAGGCCGCCAGCAAGTCCTTGCTTCTTGAAGAGACCAAACAGGTAAGTAAACTCAACCTCTTTGTTACTGCTAAAGATATCAAAACTGCTGTGATTGAACAATCAAATTTGATACTAGTGGTTTATAAAGAATTGTTGAGCTCTACTACTAACCCTGCTCCTGAGATTCCAGAGGAGATTGAGTGCCTTTTGCAGGAGTATAGAGATGTGTTCCCAGAGGACAACCCAATAGGTCTGCCGCCTATTAGGGGAATAGAGCACCAGATTGATTTTGTACCAGGAGCTACTTTGCCAAACCGTCCAGCATACAGGACCAACCCTGTGGAGACCAAGGAGCTTCAGAAACAAGTCAATGAGCTAATGGAGAAGGGACATATCAGGGAGAGTATGAGTCCTTGTGCTGTACCTGTCCTCTTG GTCAGGAAGAACATTGAGGAGAGAACCAAGATGTATGAGAGGCAGAAGAACAAGGGGCGCAAGGAGCTAGTACTTGAACCGGGTGATCTTGTGTGGATTCACATGAGAAAAGAGAGGTTTCCTATTGAGAGGAAATCAAAGTTGCTACCAAGGAAAGATGGACCTTTCAGAGTGCTGAAGAGAATCACCAACAATGCCTACCAGATCGATCTTGAAGGGAAATACACAATCGGTTCTACTTTCAATGTTTCTGACCTGGATCCTTTTATTGCAGATGATTTGGATTTGAGGTCATGA
- the LOC106304240 gene encoding reticulon-like protein B10 gives MDKKSHLLQSIGNALVADLVMWKNKRGGILLLGSATLFWILFEKCGYSFFPFVANIQLLVVVILFLWAKSAILFNRPMPELPNLEITEASLLMVADPLRLLINTLLSIARDIYVNRNAKQLFRVSVVLWTISLVGSFLNFFTILYLGIVLGMLIPILYERYQDHIDEKLSVTHRMIQTQFRKIDERLLQKLIAKPTSKIKKMQ, from the exons ATGGATAAAAAATCTCATCTTCTTCAATCTATCGGCAATGCCCTAG TCGCCGATTTGGTTATGTGGAAGAACAAACGCGGAGGGATTCTTCTGCTGGGATCAGCGACGTTGTTTTGGATCCTCTTCGAGAAATGTGGATACAGTTTCTTTCCCTTTGTGGCTAACATTCAGCTACTTGTCGTCGTTATACTCTTCCTCTGGGCCAAATCCGCCATTCTCTTCAATAG GCCTATGCCTGAGCTTCCTAATCTTGAAATCACTGAAGCATCTCTTCTTATGGTTGCTGATCCTTTACGGCTCTTGATCAATACTCTCCTCTCTATTGCTCGTGATATCTACGTTAACAGAAACGCCAAACAACTCTTTCGG GTTAGTGTTGTGTTGTGGACTATATCACTTGTTGGCAGTTTCTTAAACTTCTTCACAATACTCTATCTTG GTATTGTTCTCGGTATGTTGATTCCCATTCTGTACGAGAGGTACCAGGATCACATTGATGAGAAGCTATCTGTCACACATCGGATGATTCAAACACAATTCAGGAAGATTGACGAAAGATTACTACAGAAGCTCATTGCTAAGCCCACCAGCAAGATTAAGAAGATGCAATAG